In Fluviispira sanaruensis, a genomic segment contains:
- a CDS encoding DUF1905 domain-containing protein, whose amino-acid sequence MKKYKVTGKIKRFPGKGGWFYVELNKKMSEVLRPLVKNRWPALLAASFTLNQTSWKSSIMPIKEGPLFIALPAKIRKCEQLEEGQKVNIEFLLSDNRIF is encoded by the coding sequence ATGAAGAAATATAAAGTAACAGGCAAAATTAAAAGATTCCCGGGAAAAGGCGGCTGGTTTTACGTTGAGCTGAATAAGAAGATGAGTGAAGTCTTGCGCCCATTAGTAAAAAATAGGTGGCCCGCATTACTAGCTGCATCGTTTACTTTAAATCAAACATCCTGGAAAAGTTCTATTATGCCTATAAAAGAGGGACCTCTTTTTATAGCGTTACCTGCCAAAATTCGTAAATGCGAACAATTAGAAGAAGGACAAAAAGTAAATATAGAATTTTTGCTTTCTGATAACAGAATCTTTTAA
- a CDS encoding winged helix-turn-helix domain-containing protein: protein MLPKYHQIMLPFLKLISDEKKHRVSELGNEIAKYFDLNERERREVLPSGAQTVFDNRVGWAKTYLKKAGLIYYPERGFVLINSKGKALLSENLTEITPNYLRRYDEFLEFKSPSISNSKTFAKETIIVASQENLSTPQEALEAAYRSLNNEIIADLISNIENCSAFFFEKLVVDLLINMGYGGSRKEAGKAFQSTGDGGIDGIIKEDRLGLDAIKIILINGTELAEYMIETNTGVSVVDVYKIKKIDLDYFQET, encoded by the coding sequence GTGTTACCTAAATATCATCAAATAATGCTTCCATTTTTAAAATTAATTTCCGATGAAAAAAAACACCGTGTTTCTGAGTTAGGAAATGAAATTGCAAAATACTTTGACTTAAATGAAAGAGAAAGAAGAGAAGTCCTTCCTTCAGGCGCCCAAACTGTGTTTGACAATCGTGTCGGTTGGGCAAAAACTTATTTGAAAAAAGCAGGACTTATTTATTATCCTGAAAGAGGATTTGTCCTTATTAATTCAAAAGGAAAAGCTTTATTAAGTGAGAACTTAACAGAAATTACACCGAATTATTTGAGAAGATATGATGAGTTTTTAGAATTTAAATCCCCTTCAATTTCTAATAGCAAAACCTTTGCAAAGGAGACAATTATAGTTGCATCGCAGGAGAATTTATCTACACCTCAGGAAGCTTTAGAAGCGGCTTATCGTTCATTAAATAATGAGATAATTGCTGATTTAATTTCAAATATTGAGAACTGTTCAGCGTTTTTCTTTGAAAAGCTCGTAGTCGATCTATTAATTAACATGGGTTATGGAGGCTCGAGAAAAGAAGCAGGCAAAGCATTTCAAAGCACAGGTGATGGTGGAATTGATGGAATCATAAAAGAAGATCGTTTAGGCCTCGATGCAATTAAAATTATCTTAATTAACGGAACAGAACTCGCAGAATATATGATTGAAACAAACACAGGAGTCTCTGTTGTTGATGTCTATAAAATTAAAAAAATTGATCTCGACTATTTTCAAGAAACTTAA